One window of Streptomyces sp. SUK 48 genomic DNA carries:
- a CDS encoding endo alpha-1,4 polygalactosaminidase: MSKHSAVPFFRRRSTVVAGAVGVAAALGTGLTLSNVFADTPAAKAAPKVVLPTAGATFDYQIGGAYTPAKGVTAVSRDRTAKPAKGLYNVCYVNAFQAQPDALSWWTKNQPDLVLRDKSKRPVIDGDWDEALLDTSTADKRSRLATVVGAWIDGCAKSGFQAVEPDNLDSYERSGGRLTKADNAAFAKLLADRAHAAGLAVGQKNTADMLADRAKIGFDFAVAEECGQYNECGAFAKAYADRVFVIEYTDSGFSRACSGFGPKLGIVQRDVDVSVRGSDDYTFRTC, from the coding sequence TCTTCCGCCGCAGGAGCACCGTCGTCGCCGGTGCGGTCGGGGTCGCCGCCGCGCTCGGGACGGGGCTGACGCTGTCGAACGTCTTCGCGGACACCCCGGCCGCGAAGGCGGCGCCGAAGGTGGTGCTCCCCACGGCCGGCGCCACGTTCGACTACCAGATCGGCGGCGCCTACACCCCGGCCAAGGGCGTCACCGCCGTGTCCCGCGACCGGACCGCCAAGCCCGCCAAGGGCCTCTACAACGTGTGTTACGTGAACGCGTTCCAGGCCCAGCCCGACGCGCTGAGCTGGTGGACGAAGAACCAGCCCGACCTGGTTCTGCGGGACAAGAGCAAGCGGCCGGTGATCGACGGCGACTGGGACGAGGCGCTCCTGGACACGTCCACGGCCGACAAGCGCTCCCGGCTCGCCACGGTCGTCGGCGCGTGGATCGACGGCTGCGCCAAGAGCGGCTTCCAGGCCGTCGAGCCGGACAACCTGGACTCCTACGAGCGGTCCGGCGGCCGGCTGACGAAGGCGGACAACGCGGCCTTCGCGAAGCTGCTGGCCGACCGCGCGCACGCCGCCGGTCTGGCCGTCGGGCAGAAGAACACGGCCGACATGCTCGCGGACCGCGCCAAGATCGGCTTCGACTTCGCCGTCGCCGAGGAGTGCGGGCAGTACAACGAGTGCGGTGCGTTCGCCAAGGCGTACGCCGACCGGGTCTTCGTGATCGAGTACACGGACAGCGGCTTCAGCCGCGCCTGCTCGGGATTCGGCCCGAAGCTCGGCATCGTCCAGCGGGACGTGGACGTGTCGGTCCGCGGCTCGGACGACTACACCTTCCGCACCTGCTGA
- a CDS encoding glycoside hydrolase: MKARKIRKTRKKVVALSGALAVLGVLGTATAFGDGTGDRQRVEVHGSRVTVPVAGGHAVVDTASLAVRAQADDGRGWQLSAPAADGLGPAGKVSVHGSEATWRYPSTGFTVTAAARDGRLAVAVRSDRDATLNWPVTGADPATREMQIPRGEGLAVPVADRWWNSSKAGLAGSEAGLSDGLTMPFWGTSLAGGHGSSYIAESDIGSTLAFVSTGGRLRTEARHAFSAREGTGNYKITFALTDGSPVAAARDYRAWLLGHGGITTLRAKIAANPAVGKLVGAFHAYTWGQARTAEGVRRLRDLGIDRMWLGYDADGSPMDAKAVALAERSGYLVGPYDSWANAQDPDSADTPVSKWPAPVWPDACVRDADGKPVTGFGGRGCYVSSEALRRAEPSEHYLADRTREMTANGADSYFLDVDAAGELFTDRSPAHPMTQARDRQNRLERMARLSGDRKLVLGSESAGSWANGVLSFSHGSGTPVTDGLWALERDRATWGGYAPAGAPGIYFKPVHLPAGIAKAMYDPRYRVPLYQTVLHDSVISTERWELSWSKLPDQSRTRALLAMLYNVPLNLVLDQSELDQHGKQIAALQKYFEPLHKAAATLPMTGFSRLTPDSLVQRTTFGDGALTVTANFSTATHDGLPGGCVDAVIKGGKARRMCPPGL; the protein is encoded by the coding sequence ATGAAGGCGAGGAAGATCAGGAAGACCAGGAAGAAGGTCGTCGCGCTGAGCGGCGCCCTCGCGGTGCTCGGCGTTCTCGGCACGGCCACCGCGTTCGGGGACGGCACCGGTGACCGGCAGCGCGTCGAGGTGCACGGAAGCCGGGTGACCGTGCCCGTCGCGGGCGGACACGCCGTGGTGGACACCGCGTCGCTCGCCGTGCGCGCCCAGGCCGACGACGGCCGCGGCTGGCAGCTCTCGGCGCCCGCCGCGGACGGCCTCGGCCCCGCGGGCAAGGTGTCGGTGCACGGGAGCGAGGCCACGTGGCGCTACCCGTCGACGGGCTTCACCGTGACCGCGGCCGCCCGCGACGGACGCCTCGCGGTGGCGGTGCGCTCCGACCGCGATGCCACGCTGAACTGGCCGGTGACCGGCGCCGACCCGGCCACCCGGGAGATGCAGATACCGCGCGGCGAGGGCCTGGCGGTGCCGGTCGCCGACCGGTGGTGGAACTCGTCCAAGGCCGGGCTCGCCGGCAGCGAGGCGGGCCTCTCCGACGGCCTGACCATGCCCTTCTGGGGCACCAGCCTCGCGGGAGGGCACGGTTCGAGCTACATCGCCGAGTCCGACATCGGCAGCACGCTGGCGTTCGTCTCCACCGGCGGCCGGCTGCGCACCGAGGCACGGCACGCGTTCTCGGCGCGGGAGGGCACCGGGAACTACAAGATCACCTTCGCGCTCACCGACGGCTCCCCGGTGGCCGCCGCCCGCGACTACCGCGCCTGGCTGCTCGGCCACGGCGGCATCACCACCCTGCGCGCGAAGATCGCCGCGAACCCCGCGGTGGGCAAGCTCGTGGGCGCCTTCCACGCCTACACCTGGGGCCAGGCACGCACCGCCGAGGGGGTGCGCCGGCTGCGGGACCTCGGCATCGACCGGATGTGGCTCGGCTACGACGCCGACGGCTCCCCGATGGACGCCAAGGCCGTCGCCCTCGCCGAACGCTCCGGCTACCTCGTGGGACCGTACGACTCCTGGGCCAACGCACAGGACCCGGACTCGGCCGACACCCCGGTGTCGAAGTGGCCCGCCCCGGTGTGGCCGGACGCGTGTGTACGGGACGCGGACGGCAAGCCGGTCACCGGTTTCGGCGGGCGCGGCTGCTACGTCAGCTCCGAGGCGCTCCGGCGCGCCGAACCGTCCGAGCACTATCTCGCCGACCGGACCCGGGAGATGACCGCCAACGGCGCCGACAGCTACTTCCTCGACGTCGACGCGGCCGGCGAGCTGTTCACCGACCGGTCCCCGGCGCACCCGATGACCCAGGCGCGGGACCGGCAGAACCGGCTGGAGCGCATGGCACGGCTGTCCGGTGACCGGAAGCTGGTCCTCGGTTCGGAGAGCGCCGGCTCCTGGGCGAACGGGGTTCTGTCCTTCAGCCACGGCTCCGGCACGCCCGTCACCGACGGCCTGTGGGCGCTGGAGCGGGACCGGGCCACCTGGGGCGGTTACGCGCCCGCCGGCGCGCCCGGGATCTACTTCAAGCCCGTCCACCTGCCCGCCGGCATCGCCAAGGCGATGTACGACCCGAGGTACCGGGTGCCGCTGTACCAGACGGTGCTGCACGACTCGGTGATCAGCACCGAGCGCTGGGAGCTGTCCTGGTCGAAGCTGCCGGACCAGAGCCGCACCCGCGCGCTGCTGGCGATGCTCTACAACGTGCCGCTGAACCTGGTGCTCGACCAGTCCGAACTGGACCAGCACGGCAAGCAGATCGCCGCGCTGCAGAAGTACTTCGAGCCGCTGCACAAGGCCGCGGCCACCCTGCCGATGACCGGCTTCAGCCGGCTGACACCGGACAGCCTGGTGCAGCGGACGACCTTCGGCGACGGTGCCCTGACCGTGACGGCCAACTTCTCCACCGCCACGCACGACGGCCTGCCCGGCGGCTGTGTCGACGCGGTGATCAAGGGCGGCAAGGCCCGGCGCATGTGCCCGCCGGGCCTGTGA
- a CDS encoding dienelactone hydrolase family protein: MTTMTTRTVTYRADGLTMVGHLALPAGVGRGPAVLLGPEGMGLSDVERRRADALAGLGYVALAFDLHGGRYLSDPEEMLARCTPLLADPGRMRGIGHAALDVLRAEPRTDPDRIAAVGYGTGGIIGLELGRDGVGLRAIGTVNGLATGRPGEAARIRCPVWAGVGSEDPIMAPAIRNAFTDEMRAAGVDWRLTVYGGALHAFHHPPVDHPAVPGVGHHPRHARRAWHDVVGLLAECLPLAEDPGA, translated from the coding sequence ATGACGACGATGACGACACGTACGGTCACGTACCGGGCCGACGGTTTGACGATGGTCGGGCACCTCGCGCTCCCGGCCGGTGTCGGCCGCGGGCCCGCGGTGCTGCTCGGACCGGAGGGCATGGGGCTCAGCGACGTCGAGCGCCGCCGGGCCGACGCTCTCGCCGGACTGGGATACGTCGCGCTGGCCTTCGACCTCCACGGCGGGCGCTATCTAAGTGACCCCGAGGAGATGCTGGCCCGTTGCACGCCGCTGCTCGCCGATCCCGGCCGGATGCGGGGCATCGGCCATGCGGCGCTCGACGTGCTGCGCGCCGAACCGCGGACCGACCCCGACCGGATCGCCGCCGTCGGCTACGGCACCGGGGGCATCATCGGGCTGGAACTCGGCCGTGACGGCGTGGGCCTGCGCGCGATCGGGACGGTCAACGGACTGGCCACGGGCCGGCCGGGCGAGGCGGCCCGCATCCGCTGCCCGGTGTGGGCCGGTGTCGGGTCGGAAGACCCCATCATGGCGCCCGCGATACGGAACGCGTTCACCGACGAGATGCGGGCCGCGGGCGTCGACTGGCGCCTCACGGTCTACGGCGGCGCCCTGCACGCCTTCCACCACCCGCCGGTCGACCACCCGGCGGTCCCCGGCGTCGGCCACCACCCACGGCACGCGCGGCGCGCCTGGCACGACGTCGTCGGCCTGCTCGCCGAGTGCCTGCCCCTGGCGGAGGATCCGGGGGCATGA
- a CDS encoding HAMP domain-containing sensor histidine kinase gives MRGLPRRRSARRGGGWPRHRLRTRLTLAASAAVAVVVVGVCAAAFLVIRHQLLHQLDLHLTQSARLAAQQYRREPPGVVQGECRYLAAPACTQLVPARAGDDPAAPYLLPVTGATRQVAAGTRGPSYSEIRLAGHRARMLTTPLRTGRALQVAVRADTVDQGVRQAAGLLGAVGAAGVVLAGVLGFWVSRTGLAPVARLTATAERIAATRDARHRIELPPERADGDDEITRLAAAFNTMLGELEKSVTAQRRLVADASHELRTPLTALRANADLLARADRLTEAQRERAAGALGRQLREVTVLVNDLIELAREEEPDPLVEDVLLASVVAHAVDAARDHWPDVPFHLRTAPDTQTGTVAGVPARLSRLLSSLLDNAAKFSPPGRPVEVTLARAAGGMVLEIRDHGPGIAAEDLPYVFDRFYRARTARALPGSGLGLAMARQIARAHHADLSAGHAPGGGALFRLRVPDSAGSEDLSGG, from the coding sequence ATGAGGGGCCTGCCGCGGCGCCGGTCCGCACGGCGGGGCGGCGGATGGCCGCGCCACCGGCTGCGCACCCGGCTGACCCTCGCGGCCTCGGCCGCCGTCGCCGTCGTCGTGGTGGGGGTCTGCGCCGCCGCGTTCCTGGTGATCCGCCACCAGCTGCTGCACCAGCTGGACCTGCATCTGACCCAGTCCGCGCGGCTGGCCGCCCAGCAGTACCGGCGGGAACCGCCGGGCGTCGTCCAGGGGGAGTGCCGGTACCTCGCCGCCCCGGCCTGCACCCAGCTGGTGCCCGCCCGCGCCGGGGACGATCCGGCGGCCCCCTACCTGCTGCCCGTCACCGGCGCCACCCGCCAGGTGGCGGCCGGGACCCGCGGCCCCTCCTACAGCGAAATCCGCCTCGCCGGCCACCGCGCCCGGATGCTGACCACCCCCCTGCGGACGGGCCGCGCCCTCCAGGTCGCGGTGCGCGCCGACACCGTCGACCAAGGGGTACGGCAGGCCGCCGGACTGCTCGGTGCCGTCGGCGCGGCCGGTGTGGTCCTCGCCGGGGTACTCGGCTTCTGGGTCTCCCGGACCGGCCTCGCCCCCGTCGCCCGGCTGACCGCGACCGCAGAGCGCATCGCCGCCACCCGCGACGCCCGCCACCGCATCGAGCTGCCCCCCGAACGGGCGGACGGCGACGACGAGATCACCCGGCTCGCCGCCGCCTTCAACACCATGCTCGGGGAGCTGGAGAAGTCCGTCACCGCCCAGCGCAGGCTGGTCGCCGACGCCTCCCACGAACTGCGCACCCCGCTCACCGCGCTGCGCGCCAACGCCGACCTGCTCGCGCGCGCCGACCGGCTGACCGAGGCGCAGCGGGAGCGGGCGGCCGGCGCCCTCGGCCGCCAGCTGCGCGAGGTCACCGTCCTCGTCAACGACCTGATCGAACTGGCCCGCGAGGAGGAGCCGGACCCGCTGGTGGAGGACGTCCTTCTGGCGTCGGTCGTCGCCCACGCGGTCGACGCGGCCCGCGACCACTGGCCGGACGTCCCCTTCCACCTGCGGACCGCCCCCGACACGCAGACCGGGACGGTGGCGGGCGTACCGGCGCGGCTGTCCCGGCTGCTGTCGAGCCTGCTCGACAACGCGGCCAAGTTCAGTCCGCCCGGCCGTCCCGTCGAGGTCACCCTGGCCCGTGCGGCGGGCGGCATGGTCCTGGAGATCCGCGACCACGGGCCGGGCATCGCCGCCGAGGACCTGCCCTACGTGTTCGACCGCTTCTACCGCGCCCGCACGGCGCGCGCCCTGCCGGGCTCCGGGCTGGGACTGGCCATGGCCCGCCAGATCGCCCGCGCCCACCACGCCGACCTCAGCGCGGGACACGCGCCCGGCGGCGGCGCGCTCTTCCGGCTGCGGGTACCGGACTCCGCCGGGTCCGAAGACCTCTCAGGGGGGTGA
- a CDS encoding response regulator transcription factor has product MNSAGERVRAARILVVDDEPEVRYAVEDGLAVEGYDVRGAQDGPGALSAVAAWEPDAMVLDVMLPGLDGLAVCRRLRDLGDRTPVLVLTALGSVRERVDGLDAGADDYLVKPFALDELVARVRALLRRSAPTGPAAGTELSFADLVVDPVTRTGRRGPRAVEFSRTEFSLLELLIQHPGQALPRSVILDRVWGHDFGPESNSLAVYVGYLRRKLEAGGEPRLVHTVHGIGYRLDLP; this is encoded by the coding sequence ATGAACAGTGCAGGTGAGCGGGTGCGGGCGGCGAGGATTCTGGTCGTCGACGACGAGCCCGAAGTGCGGTACGCCGTCGAGGACGGCCTCGCGGTGGAGGGCTACGACGTACGCGGGGCGCAGGACGGGCCCGGCGCGCTGTCCGCCGTGGCCGCGTGGGAACCCGACGCCATGGTGCTCGACGTGATGCTGCCGGGCCTGGACGGGCTCGCGGTCTGCCGGCGGCTGCGCGACCTGGGCGACCGCACCCCGGTCCTGGTCCTCACCGCCCTCGGCTCGGTGCGCGAACGGGTCGACGGCCTCGACGCGGGCGCCGACGACTACCTGGTCAAACCCTTCGCCCTGGACGAGCTGGTGGCACGCGTACGGGCCCTGCTGCGCCGCTCCGCGCCCACCGGGCCCGCGGCCGGCACGGAGCTGTCGTTCGCCGATCTCGTCGTCGACCCGGTCACCCGCACCGGGCGGCGCGGCCCCCGCGCCGTCGAGTTCAGCCGCACCGAGTTCTCCCTGCTGGAGCTGCTGATCCAGCACCCCGGACAGGCGCTGCCGAGGAGCGTGATCCTGGACCGTGTGTGGGGCCACGACTTCGGACCGGAGTCCAACTCGCTCGCCGTGTACGTCGGTTACCTGCGGCGCAAGCTGGAGGCCGGGGGCGAACCCCGCCTGGTGCACACCGTGCACGGCATCGGCTACCGGCTGGACCTGCCATGA
- a CDS encoding aminotransferase class IV, giving the protein MEVNGVEADSDDLKLLARANYAHFTAMQARDRAVRGLDLHLERLDDSTRELFGTGLDPDRVRACLRRALRAAPDAVTARVTVFSRHQDAVLRGEPTEPDLAVTTTAPLAARTAPVRLRTTPYERDLPHVKHAGTFGLSLRRRRAVLAGYDDVLFTDRDGRVGEASISNIAFFADGHVLWTEAAVLPGITTRLLQRGLAAEGIPSEHRDLRLPDLTPSLAAFLTNSISPAVPVTSIDDTALTVDPDLTALLVKCYASNPWQPV; this is encoded by the coding sequence GTGGAAGTCAACGGCGTCGAAGCGGACAGCGACGATCTGAAACTGCTCGCGCGGGCCAACTACGCGCATTTCACCGCCATGCAGGCACGCGACCGAGCGGTCCGCGGCCTGGACCTGCATCTGGAACGGCTCGACGACAGCACCCGGGAACTGTTCGGGACCGGCCTGGACCCCGACCGCGTACGCGCCTGCCTGCGGCGCGCCCTCCGGGCCGCACCGGACGCGGTGACCGCCCGGGTGACCGTCTTCAGCCGCCACCAGGACGCCGTCCTGCGCGGCGAGCCCACGGAACCCGACCTCGCCGTGACGACGACCGCGCCCCTCGCGGCACGGACCGCACCGGTACGGCTGCGGACGACGCCGTACGAGCGGGATCTCCCCCACGTCAAGCACGCCGGGACCTTCGGACTCAGCCTCCGCCGCCGCCGGGCGGTCCTCGCCGGCTACGACGACGTCCTGTTCACCGACCGCGACGGCCGCGTCGGCGAGGCATCGATCTCGAACATCGCCTTCTTCGCCGACGGCCACGTCCTGTGGACCGAGGCCGCCGTCCTGCCCGGCATCACGACGCGGCTCCTCCAACGCGGCCTGGCCGCCGAGGGAATCCCGTCCGAACACCGCGACCTCCGCCTCCCGGACCTCACCCCGTCCCTCGCGGCCTTCCTGACGAACTCGATCTCCCCGGCCGTCCCGGTCACGAGCATCGACGACACCGCGCTGACCGTCGACCCCGACCTCACGGCCCTGCTCGTGAAGTGCTACGCGTCCAACCCCTGGCAGCCCGTCTAG
- a CDS encoding geranyl diphosphate 2-C-methyltransferase: MTTETTPGLATTIPAPATPYQEDIARYWNNEARPVNLRLGDVDGLYHHHYGIGAVDHAALGDPEHREYEKKLIAELHRLESAQAELLLDHLGAITSEDTLVDAGCGRGGSMVMAHQRFGCEVQGVTLSKTQAEFGNGRARDLRIQDHVRSHVCNMLDTPFEKGSVAASWNNESTMYVDLHDLFAEHSRFLKVGGRYVTITGCWNPRYGQPSKWVSQINAHFECNIHSRREYLRAMADNRLVPQTIIDLTPDTLPYWELRATSSLVTGIEEAFIESYRDGSFQYVLIAADRV, from the coding sequence GTGACCACGGAAACGACCCCCGGCCTCGCCACGACGATCCCGGCCCCGGCGACCCCCTACCAGGAGGACATCGCCCGGTACTGGAACAACGAGGCGCGGCCGGTGAACCTGCGCCTCGGTGACGTGGACGGCCTCTACCACCACCACTACGGCATCGGCGCCGTCGACCACGCCGCGCTCGGCGACCCGGAGCACCGCGAGTACGAGAAGAAGCTCATCGCCGAGCTGCACCGGCTGGAGTCCGCCCAGGCGGAGCTGCTCCTGGACCACCTCGGCGCCATCACGAGCGAGGACACCCTCGTCGACGCCGGCTGCGGGCGCGGCGGCTCCATGGTGATGGCCCATCAGCGCTTCGGCTGCGAGGTCCAGGGCGTCACCCTCTCCAAGACGCAGGCCGAGTTCGGCAACGGGCGCGCGCGAGACCTCCGTATCCAGGACCACGTCCGCTCCCACGTGTGCAACATGCTCGACACCCCCTTCGAGAAGGGCAGCGTCGCCGCCTCGTGGAACAACGAGTCCACGATGTACGTCGACCTGCACGACCTGTTCGCCGAGCACTCCCGCTTCCTCAAGGTGGGCGGCCGCTACGTGACGATCACCGGCTGCTGGAACCCGCGCTACGGACAGCCCTCCAAGTGGGTCTCCCAGATCAACGCCCACTTCGAGTGCAACATCCACTCGCGCCGTGAGTACCTGCGCGCCATGGCCGACAACCGGCTCGTGCCCCAGACGATCATCGACCTGACCCCCGACACCCTGCCCTACTGGGAGCTGCGGGCCACGTCCTCACTGGTCACCGGCATCGAAGAGGCGTTCATCGAGTCCTACCGCGACGGCTCCTTCCAGTACGTCCTGATCGCCGCCGACCGCGTCTGA
- a CDS encoding family 2B encapsulin nanocompartment shell protein: protein MTVDSSPEPRTVPQQSLSTAAARNLATTTKSAPQMQEITSRWLLRMLPWVETKGGAYRVNRRLRHTLGDGRIEFVQEGAAVRVIPRELGELALLRGFADLDALTALADRCTQRDFAAGEVLVERGTPADRLHMIAHGRVSKTGHGQYGTEVALAVLADGEHFGEEALLDGDSRHAYTATAETSGTLLTLSRADFAAVHDSAPSLRTHVERFSSTTRKRQNKYGEAEIAMSAGHVGEAELPHTFVDYELNPREYELSVAQTILRVHTRVADLYNGPMNQTEEQLRLTVEALRERQEHELINNREFGLLHNADFKQRVQPHSGPPTPDDMDELLTRRRGTKFFLAHPRTIAAIGRGFTACGLYPDHVDVGGQTVPAWRGVPILPCNKIPISEEQTSSVIALRTGEENQGVIGLWQTGLMEEHEPGLSVRFMGINEQAVTSYLVSTYYSAAVLVPDALGVLENVHIARRRD, encoded by the coding sequence ATGACCGTCGACAGCAGCCCGGAGCCCCGGACCGTACCGCAGCAGTCCCTGAGCACCGCCGCCGCCCGCAATCTCGCCACCACCACCAAGTCCGCCCCGCAGATGCAGGAGATCACCTCCCGGTGGTTGCTGCGGATGCTCCCCTGGGTCGAGACCAAGGGCGGCGCCTACCGGGTCAACCGACGGCTGCGGCACACCCTCGGCGACGGCCGCATCGAGTTCGTCCAGGAGGGCGCGGCGGTCCGCGTGATCCCCCGCGAACTCGGTGAACTGGCCCTGCTGCGGGGCTTCGCGGACCTCGACGCCCTCACCGCCCTCGCCGACCGCTGCACCCAGCGCGACTTCGCCGCCGGCGAGGTCCTCGTCGAACGCGGGACGCCCGCCGACCGCCTCCATATGATCGCGCACGGCCGCGTCAGCAAGACCGGCCACGGCCAGTACGGCACCGAGGTCGCCCTCGCGGTCCTCGCGGACGGCGAGCACTTCGGCGAGGAAGCCCTCCTGGACGGCGACTCCCGGCACGCCTACACGGCCACCGCCGAGACGTCCGGCACCCTCCTCACCCTCTCCCGCGCCGACTTCGCCGCCGTACACGACTCCGCGCCGAGCCTGCGGACCCACGTCGAGCGGTTCAGCTCCACCACCCGCAAGCGGCAGAACAAGTACGGCGAGGCCGAGATCGCGATGTCCGCCGGGCACGTCGGCGAGGCCGAACTGCCGCACACCTTCGTCGACTACGAGCTGAACCCGCGCGAGTACGAGCTCTCCGTCGCGCAGACCATCCTGCGCGTCCACACCCGGGTCGCCGACCTCTACAACGGGCCGATGAACCAGACCGAGGAGCAACTCAGGCTCACGGTCGAGGCATTGCGCGAGCGCCAGGAGCACGAGCTCATCAACAACCGCGAGTTCGGGCTGCTGCACAACGCCGACTTCAAGCAGCGCGTCCAGCCCCACTCCGGGCCGCCGACCCCGGACGACATGGACGAACTGCTCACCCGGCGCCGGGGCACCAAGTTCTTCCTCGCCCACCCGAGGACGATCGCCGCGATCGGACGCGGGTTCACCGCCTGCGGCCTCTACCCGGACCACGTCGACGTCGGCGGACAGACCGTCCCGGCCTGGCGCGGGGTCCCGATCCTGCCCTGCAACAAGATCCCGATCAGCGAGGAGCAGACCAGCTCCGTCATCGCGCTGCGCACGGGCGAGGAGAACCAGGGCGTCATCGGCCTGTGGCAGACCGGTCTGATGGAGGAGCACGAGCCGGGCCTCTCGGTGCGCTTCATGGGCATCAACGAGCAGGCGGTCACCTCCTATCTGGTCAGCACGTACTACTCCGCCGCGGTCCTCGTGCCCGACGCGCTCGGCGTACTGGAGAACGTGCACATCGCCCGCAGGCGCGACTAG
- a CDS encoding DinB family protein, whose amino-acid sequence MSENLNESVPGGEAGALLRVLDGQRRHVLGMPDGLDPEDLRRPVLPSGRHCLGMVQHLTLDVERFWFRAVVAGDEAVVRGLTGGDTAWRVAPDVPAADVLDRYRREAERADAVITATPVDAPPAWWPRDLFGEPHLHSMRDVLLHVITETACHAGHLDAARELLAGRRWMVLT is encoded by the coding sequence ATGAGCGAGAACCTGAACGAATCAGTCCCGGGCGGTGAGGCCGGCGCGCTGCTCCGGGTTCTGGACGGGCAGCGGCGCCACGTCCTCGGCATGCCCGACGGGCTCGACCCGGAGGATCTGCGCCGCCCCGTGCTGCCGTCCGGCCGGCACTGCCTCGGCATGGTCCAGCACCTCACGCTGGACGTGGAGCGGTTCTGGTTCCGCGCGGTCGTCGCCGGGGACGAGGCGGTCGTCCGGGGCCTGACGGGCGGTGACACGGCTTGGCGGGTGGCTCCGGACGTACCGGCCGCCGATGTGCTCGACCGGTACCGGCGGGAGGCGGAGCGCGCCGACGCCGTCATCACCGCCACCCCCGTCGACGCGCCGCCGGCCTGGTGGCCCCGCGACCTCTTCGGTGAACCGCACCTGCATTCCATGCGCGACGTCCTGCTGCATGTCATCACGGAGACCGCGTGTCACGCCGGCCACCTCGACGCGGCCCGTGAACTCCTCGCCGGCCGCCGCTGGATGGTCCTCACATGA
- a CDS encoding Fic family protein, giving the protein MDITLSPRLLDWSDVDPARYPFDMASASRVVRSLGPALRVPVRPDVPAGDPAMHAWSWEEGRPWADAMAHALAEHYGPWTAGWRWAHDEGDYDGGPVGSWCCPRDSITTPQETLDRVVAALCEWREWLEGLARWFEPYPLDLAGVEDQRILWQRVARNLIRHVTDRTGCGSGWYGHCEQVLGWFLSRWGVAPEVADELVEEAIGGRFESWTGPDPVLVEDVADRLAGSLRPEDRARPAAGPVPDHLERWLAVRRTVPWQDAPDDGEQGPLTPPRDGVAEDIRAFDGAVDPARAQGLLTALELIRADAARGATLDFELLRSWQRHVLGTAQPPPFRTLPAFAKRGRERYGIGPDTRARLDACLAESARDAGRPLPLVARAARAHLDVCFFHPFDDGNARAALLALLFVLAREGLSPDGVGLIRRCSFRADDPADALSLARSIGFHLADTRRKVSAADPAS; this is encoded by the coding sequence GTGGATATCACCTTGTCCCCGCGCCTGTTGGACTGGTCCGATGTGGACCCCGCCCGGTACCCCTTCGACATGGCCTCGGCGTCGCGGGTGGTGCGGTCGCTCGGTCCCGCCCTCAGGGTGCCCGTCCGCCCCGATGTCCCCGCCGGCGATCCGGCGATGCACGCCTGGAGCTGGGAGGAGGGCAGGCCCTGGGCCGACGCCATGGCACACGCGCTCGCCGAGCACTACGGCCCCTGGACCGCGGGCTGGCGCTGGGCGCACGACGAAGGCGACTACGACGGGGGACCGGTCGGGAGCTGGTGCTGCCCACGGGACTCGATCACGACCCCGCAGGAGACGCTCGACCGTGTCGTGGCGGCGCTGTGCGAATGGCGTGAGTGGCTGGAGGGCCTCGCCCGTTGGTTCGAGCCGTACCCGCTGGACCTGGCCGGGGTCGAGGACCAGCGGATCCTGTGGCAGCGCGTCGCCCGGAACCTGATCCGGCACGTGACCGACCGCACCGGCTGCGGCAGCGGCTGGTACGGACACTGCGAGCAGGTCCTGGGCTGGTTCCTCAGCCGCTGGGGCGTGGCACCCGAGGTCGCGGACGAACTGGTCGAGGAGGCGATCGGGGGGCGGTTCGAGAGCTGGACCGGCCCCGATCCGGTCCTGGTGGAGGACGTCGCGGACCGGCTCGCCGGCTCGCTGCGGCCCGAGGACCGCGCCCGACCGGCCGCCGGCCCCGTACCGGACCACCTCGAACGGTGGCTCGCCGTACGCCGGACGGTCCCCTGGCAGGACGCTCCGGACGACGGCGAGCAGGGACCCCTGACCCCGCCGCGCGACGGCGTGGCGGAGGACATCCGGGCCTTCGACGGCGCCGTGGACCCGGCCCGCGCGCAGGGCCTGCTCACCGCCCTGGAACTGATCCGGGCCGACGCCGCGCGCGGCGCCACGCTCGACTTCGAACTGCTCCGGAGCTGGCAGCGGCACGTCCTCGGCACAGCGCAGCCACCGCCGTTCCGCACCCTGCCGGCCTTCGCCAAACGGGGCCGGGAACGCTACGGCATCGGCCCGGACACCCGGGCCCGCCTCGATGCCTGCCTGGCGGAGAGCGCCCGGGACGCGGGGCGGCCGCTTCCCCTCGTCGCCCGGGCCGCACGCGCCCATCTCGACGTCTGCTTCTTCCACCCCTTCGACGACGGCAACGCCCGGGCCGCCCTCCTCGCCCTCCTCTTCGTCCTCGCCCGCGAGGGCCTCTCACCCGACGGGGTCGGCCTGATCCGTCGCTGCTCCTTCCGGGCCGACGACCCCGCGGACGCGCTGTCCCTCGCCCGCTCCATCGGCTTCCACCTCGCGGACACCCGACGCAAGGTGTCCGCCGCCGACCCGGCCTCCTGA